In one window of Fodinibius salicampi DNA:
- a CDS encoding ECF-type sigma factor, with amino-acid sequence MKKKSEVTNLLIKVQRGDEEAYSQLFPLIYKELKRLAYSQLQSEHGEVTISGTELVHEVYIKMIDQEAIEAKNKSHFMAIAARCMRQILVDHARKKKAKKRGGDQKDVTYVDQLLKVHQESEQIIDLDEELDKLAQLDQRMADVVTLRFFGQMTVHATADALGVSERTVKRDWAKARGWLYKELKKKESK; translated from the coding sequence ATGAAAAAAAAGTCAGAGGTCACCAATCTGTTAATAAAAGTTCAACGGGGTGATGAAGAAGCCTATTCCCAACTTTTCCCACTTATCTACAAGGAATTAAAACGACTGGCCTATTCCCAACTTCAATCGGAGCATGGAGAAGTTACCATCTCGGGAACCGAATTAGTTCACGAAGTTTATATCAAGATGATTGATCAGGAGGCTATCGAGGCCAAAAATAAAAGTCATTTTATGGCCATTGCCGCCAGATGTATGCGTCAAATACTGGTTGATCATGCCCGTAAAAAGAAAGCAAAAAAACGCGGGGGAGATCAAAAAGACGTTACCTACGTTGACCAGTTGTTAAAAGTTCACCAGGAGTCAGAACAAATCATCGACCTTGATGAGGAACTCGATAAACTTGCTCAGCTGGATCAACGAATGGCCGATGTTGTAACACTCCGTTTCTTTGGACAGATGACCGTTCACGCTACGGCAGATGCTTTGGGAGTCTCAGAACGAACAGTAAAACGAGACTGGGCTAAAGCACGGGGGTGGCTCTACAAGGAATTAAAAAAGAAAGAGAGTAAATAG
- the xerD gene encoding site-specific tyrosine recombinase XerD: MSIITRNTMHYEEELQRYLQFIKLEKSLSENSVFSYKNDLQRYLRFVARDLRIHNLNGVTLQHIEQYIEELSAMDLAVSSIARNISSIRGFHEFAVVEGMAEANPAELIELPQKTKELPDVLDPDEVAALIDSPNRETDAGIRNAAIMETLYATGMRVSELTGLELNNLIFEIGFIRVLGKGNKERLVPVGEAAQLAIEHYIETVRPKFQSDKNPQKSQNKVFLSQRGNPLSRMSIWNIVNDAAERAGIEKNVYPHIFRHSFATHLLEGGADLRAVQEMLGHSSIITTEIYTHVDRSLLHQVHKEFHPRA; encoded by the coding sequence ATGAGTATTATAACTCGTAACACTATGCACTACGAGGAAGAGTTACAACGCTATTTGCAGTTTATTAAACTTGAAAAAAGTCTCTCTGAAAATTCTGTTTTTTCCTACAAGAATGATCTCCAGCGATATCTGAGATTTGTTGCCCGTGACCTTCGGATTCATAATCTAAATGGAGTCACTCTTCAACATATAGAACAATATATAGAAGAGCTTTCTGCAATGGATCTAGCGGTAAGTTCTATTGCACGAAATATATCCAGTATACGCGGGTTCCATGAATTTGCTGTGGTAGAGGGAATGGCAGAAGCCAATCCGGCAGAATTGATTGAACTTCCTCAAAAAACGAAAGAACTACCTGATGTTTTAGATCCGGATGAAGTTGCTGCGCTTATTGACAGTCCCAATCGCGAAACCGATGCGGGAATCCGTAACGCAGCCATAATGGAAACCCTTTATGCCACAGGAATGCGCGTCAGTGAATTGACGGGACTTGAATTAAATAACCTCATCTTTGAAATCGGTTTTATCCGCGTACTGGGAAAAGGAAATAAAGAACGATTGGTCCCGGTTGGAGAGGCTGCTCAACTAGCTATTGAACATTATATTGAGACGGTCCGACCAAAATTTCAGAGTGATAAAAATCCTCAAAAATCCCAAAATAAAGTTTTCCTCAGTCAGCGGGGCAACCCACTGTCGCGCATGAGCATCTGGAATATTGTCAACGATGCGGCGGAACGGGCTGGAATTGAAAAGAATGTATATCCCCATATTTTTCGCCATTCCTTTGCCACTCACCTTTTAGAAGGCGGGGCCGATTTGCGCGCCGTCCAGGAAATGCTGGGGCATTCTTCGATCATCACTACAGAAATATACACTCATGTGGATCGTTCACTGCTGCACCAGGTGCACAAAGAATTTCATCCCCGGGCGTAA